caaaaaagagagtgtggttataaaaaaagaaagtgtaaaAACCAATTCCGGTCCATGTACCCTATTCATGACTTACAATTGTTGTTAGTTCTCAGGTTGGAATAAGAtgtatatttgtttttctttactACTAGATTcatttgtaatatatatatgcacTTCAGCTGATATGAAACTTATGGAGTTGTTAATTAAACgaaacttttttgttattttttgccAAGATTATGACAAATAATGGAGATTGGTACAACATGATATTGTCTGTGTCGTGTCGCTGCTAGACTTTTGAATACGCATGACAATATGTAGGTCTCGGGCTCACATTTATACAAAATCTTGCATTTTTCTATTTGTAAATGCTATAAAATGTGGATTTGTAACCTTCTTTCAATCTGTCTGTCTTGACCTAAAATCCCCGAAAATCTTGGCTCTTGAATTTGGATTGCTACTTTATATTCGGCTCAAAGTGAATTCTTTACATAGACAAGACCAAGAGAATACATGTTGACGGATTGGTAAAAAATACAtgttgaagagaaaaaaatgggaCTATGAGTATCAGAATATATAGTACATAAATAATTATTCAAATTGACGAGGGTAAGCATAATTGAGTCAAATTTATTGTCAACATTAAAcctctaaccaaaaaaaagaagaaatataaCTATTAGAAAACAATTAACTGATATGTTCCgttgactttaaaaaaaaaaaaagtcattcaaaattaagatagttttttctcTCTCGATACAATGGGTTAGAAATATACATGTGCATTCTTTTAAAATACATACaggagacaaaaaaaagaagagagagattaaGTGCTAAATGTAATTCCTATACAAATAATATTGTGTTAAATATGCGATGCACTAGTAATTTTAGAAATtgtaccatatatatatatatatatatatatatatatatatatttagtctaattttttttcaatttttaaaactccaataaaaaaaacagaaaagaagaaagagactTGGTTGCTTAGTTCACCTAATATTTAAAGGCATTTAATCATATAGTAGAAAAAACTAGCGTCGTTAGTGTCGATTTAACAGAATGGAAGAATCTAGACGATAGTTCGTACCATAAGGAAGGTTAATGCAATGGTCAATACCTCAAGGGAGGTTCTGCATTTGTAGGAAAATTTGGACGTGTcatgaatttaaaaaatgtgAAATCCAACATTTGACTGAATAAACTGGCGTGGTGGAAAGTGCTAGGTTGGTTTCGAAATAAAATACTGTGTCCAAGACGcgattttggagtgccaaagCAAAATGAAACCGCGTGGCcataaataggaagtaagtttACGGACCAGGAAACCAGCCCATGCTCTAAAACATGACGCTAACGGGGGTTGGGCcgtaagaaatatttttaaggctCACTTAGTCATATGGGTGATTAAGAGATTGTCCACTTACATTATGTTTGCAGTTGTGATTTCAAAGCTCTTGGCTTTTCCATTATCTCCATTATTTATAAGTTTAAGTTTTCATGATGGAGGGAAACTATAAGGTTTTTTGAGGAAGATTAACAGTCTGTAACCTAGCGTTTTAGTATAAGCCTATGATCTCCATCAAATCTAGGCAATCTCAAGTCATGCATAAGTTAGAAAACACCTAAATCTAGTACGTATGTGTTCGGTATTCTACTTGAACAACAATGACTAGAGGATAGTTCGATTCTATTTTCGCTGCGTATACTGATATGTGTATTATTTATCTTACATGAGCTCTATGTCAGCTTGAGGTTGGTGGTCATCGATGGTTGCGCGGGGAGCGATGAGTTCGTcgacctcctcctcctcttctctcttcgcGAGCTCCAGGGTGGGAATTGGTTTTTGGGAGGAGGCGATTCAAAATTtcctgcaaattttttttttccccttcaactTGACGTAGGGTCCAGTCCACATCAGCGTCTTGTTTTAGACCGTGGGCTGGTTTCCCGCTCCGTAGACCtattgtttggactttggagcaTGGGTTGGTTTCTTGAGCCGCAAACTTATTGTATTGTACGTGCGTTCGACATGCGATTTCGGATAGCAACGCAGACCGGACGGCTTTGCGTTGAGGCCGATTACATCCTCGCGTGTTGGAAAACGGGAGGTTGACTTTGAATATAAACTCCCGTGTTCAAAACGCGAGTTTATAGCAACAGCAACGACGTCGTCCTGGTACGGATTAGATCACCCTATCACAGACAGCCGTTAAAACACTTCAATCTCTCACCAGAATCCAACACGCTCTCTACCCACCGAAAATGGCGGTCACAGCTAAAACCCCACAAAACCCTAGTAGACACCCACACCTTCCCAATATCCTCCCCTCGAAAACCCACAAActcaaaagcttaaaaaaattcCCCCACCTCCTCAAAACCCACCAATTCTCTTTACGCAAACCCCACGAAGCCGTCGTCCTCAGCACCGCCAGCACCATCGACACCAGAGACCCCAACTCACTCATACGCCACCTATGCCTCCACGGCCAGCTCAGACAAGCCCTAAAACACCTGGAATCCGTACAAGAGCTTCGAATTCCCGTCGAGGAAGAAACTTACATCGCCCTCGTAAGTCACTGCGAGTGGCAGCGGGAGGGAGAGTTGGGGTTCCGAGTGTACACTTGTGTGCTGAGTGAGCATGCCTGGTTCGGTATCCGGCTCGGGAACGCCTTGTTGCGCATGTTTGTGAAGGTGAGGAACTTGGTTGACGCGTGGTTTGTGTTTGGAAAGATGGAGGAGAGGAATGTGTTCTCCTGGAATGTTCTTGTGGGTGGGTACGCAAAAGGCGGGTACTTTGACGAGGCTTTGAATTTGTATCATAGGATGTTGTGGGCCGGGGTTAAGCCCGACGTGTATACGTTTCCCTGCATTCTGAGGACTTGTGGAGGTGTTCCGGATttggggagggggagagaggtTCATGTTCACGTGATTAGACATGGGTTTGGGTGTGAGGTTGATGTGGTTAACGCTTTGATTACTATGTATGTGAAATGTGGAGATGTGGGGAGTGCGCGGTTGGTATTCGATGGAATGACCAAGAGGGACAGGATTTCGTGGAACGCTATGATTTCGGGGTACTTTGAGAATGGCATGTGTAGGGAAGGGCTGGAGTTGTTCTTTACAATGCGTGAGGTTTCTGTTGTTCCGGATCTGATGACCATGACTAGTGTGATCTCTGCGTGCGAGCTTCTTGGTGACGGGAGATTAGGGAGGGTAGTTCACGGTTATGTAGCAAGAACAGAGTTCGGGGTTGATGTTTCGGTGGGTAATTCCTTAATCAAGTTGTATTCGAGTGTTGGATATTTGGAGGAAGCAGAAATGGTTTTTTCTCGAATGGAGTATAAAGATGTGGTATCATGGACGGCCATGATTTCAGGTTATGAGGAGAATGGATTGCCTAAAAAAGCTGTGGAGACTTACATTAGGATGGAACTGGAAGGTGTCAAGCCGGATGAGGTTGCCATAGTCAGTGTTCTATCAGCCTGTGCTTCGTTAGGTTTTCTTGACATGGGTATTAAGTTGCACGAGCTTGCCAAGAGGACAGGACTAGTGTCGTATATTATCGTTGCAAATGCTCTCATTGATTTGTATTCCAAGTGTAAATGCATAGATAAGGCATTAGAAGTCTTCCTACGGATTCCTCGTAAGGATGTGATATCTTGGACGTCCATCATTATTGGGCTCCGGATCAACAATCGGAGTCTTGAGGCTTTGGCTTTCTTTAGGCAAATGAAACTCAGTCTCAACCCCAATTATGTAACCTTGGTCTCTGCCCTCTCTGCATGTGGTAGGATAGGAGCTTTGATGTGTGGAAAAGAGATCCATGCCCATTCCCTGAGAATTGGATCAGGGGTTGATGGGATCTTACCTAATGCTATCCTAGACATGTATGTAAGGTGTGGAAGTATGGGACCTGCGTCGAACCTATTTAACACGCACGAAAAAGACATATTCTCGTGGAATATTCTTCTTATGGGCTATGCCCAACAGGGACAAGGTCTACTTGCAGCTGAGCTATTCGATAAAATGACTAAGTCAGGGGTTGAACCGGAGGAGATAACGTTCATTAACCTTTTACGTGCATGTAGTAGGTCTGGTATGGTAACCGAAGGGTTGGAGTACTTTTACCGCATGAAACATAAGTACTGCATTGTCCCAAATTTGAAGCATTATGCTTGTGTGGTGGATTTACTTGGTCGTGCGGGACAGCTGAATGATGCTTATGAATTTATTCAGCAAATGCCTACGGACCCAGATCTGGCTATTTGGGGAGCTTTATTAAATTCATGTAGGATTCACCGGCAGTCGGAACTTGGGGAAATTGCTGCTCAGCATATATTAGAAATGGATGAATTAAGTGTTGGTTACTATACTCTCTTGTGTAACTTCTATGGTGGTGATGGTAGATGGGATGAAGTTGCGAGATTTAGAAAGATGATGAGAGATAAAGGGCTAACTGTTGATCCTGCTTGCAGTTGGGTGGAAATCAAGGGAACGGTCCATGCTTTCCTTAGTGGCGATGATTCCCACCCTCAGATACAGAAAATAAATGTAGTTTTAGAGGGattttatgaaaaaatgaaggaaacTGGTGGTGTTGGAACAAAAAGCAGTTCTAGAAATGGGGTTGAAGATTCAAAAGCTGAGGTTTTTTGTGGACACAGTGAGAGAAAGGCGATTGTGTTTGGGCTCATAAATACGGTTCCTGGGATGCCCATTTCGGTTACGAAAAATCTATACATGTGTGAGAGCTGTCATAATACAGTCAAATTTATCTCTAAGGTAGTCCGAAGAGAGATTTCTGTTAGGGACACTGGAAATTTCCATAATTTCAAGGATGGAGTCTGCTCTTGTGGAGATGAAGGTTACTGGGGAAAGACTTGAATGATGAAACGGAACAAAAGCTGCTTTTAACTTATCATGCATACTGATTCTCAAGAAAAACAATCCATGGTTGTGGGCAGAGTGTTCTTATAACCCCTCGGCTCAATCTTAACCAACACGAAACAGGAGAGCTGCTTTTCCATTTTCTTACTTTGGCGCCCACTGATTGGCAAAATATGATTGGAATCTTGCGGCATAGTGCTATTTGAAACTTAGCCAGCTGGAAACTCTGCTCCATGAGATTGAGCTAGTGAAGACGTAACAACAGAAGCAGGAGAGGGTTTAACTTTTAAGTGGAACAATGGCACGATAAAGGACAGCCATTTGTGAAGTTTGGGTTCAGTCACGTGGTTTTCCGTTCATGTATGCATCTAGAAAGATTGCATTCTTGGACTTCCCGACGTGGGAGGAATTGAACAAAACTGTAATCAACTGGGGAAACAAAACTGTAATCAGCTGGGGCTAGCTCAGTTAATCAAAATCTTGTTCTGCTATGGGAGTTCATGCGTTCAAGTCTTGCCATGGGTAAGATTTTCTATCCCAAATCTACAGCGTCCTAATGTACCAATAAAACCCGGAACAATGTAACTACTAGCTAGATATGCTATTCTGATGTGCCACACTGCCTCTGTCTTTCATAAAATTTTGTAAACTTCTGGCCGGAAAATTTAGTGTTGAAATTAGCTTGTATGGGCAAACTGGTGCAAACTCAGTGTTTATAAGATCAGTTTTGTACTTTGAACAAATCTAACAGTCCCTTTCTTAGTCATCTTAATCTTGAGCACGTCATCATGGATGATACACGCATCGCTTATAATCGCTTCCCGGTAGTTCTGGATTCTTTAATGTCTATTGCTGCTATCTCTGTTCTCCTTGCTACTATCTTGTTGACATGGTTGCTGCTGCTTTTACTGTTGTTTAATGCACGTTCTCCGCTTATGTTTGGACCCCTGAATCAAGCTCAGTCAAGCCCATCGGTATTGATTTTGATCGTCTGATCAATCACGTGACTACCGTCatccaatcaaacaaaatctgcAGATTCGGTGGCTCTTACAAGATGAACGTTTCAAAATATTAAAATGGGTACGTAACATGCCTACGAATTCTCAACCACACCCTCTAGTTTCAATGGACTTTGACAGATGCCAAATACTAATAATTTCAGGTCCTAGTCCTGAAATCTGTAATCGCACATGTATAGCAGAACGTGCGAGGGGGTGGTGGTTTTACTTTTAGCCAATCAATGGTTAATTAAAATTAAGAGGTCAAACTAGGCTAAACGTGATTGTTggcttttttgcctttttggtccccaaaatattAGCGAgttgccaatttggtccccaatgtatgaatttagccaatttggtccccaacgtttaaaatgtgtgccaaAATGGTCTTTCTCCCCAACGGCGTTTGCCTCTTCCGTCGAAAGGGGGGCATGAATGGTATTTCACCCATGCACACGTTTCCTTCTCATGGAGAGCTTTTTTCGGCCAAATGTCATCCCCCACCTCTTATATAGATTGTaacactcaaaagaaaaaagagagagagagagagagagagagagagagagagagagagagagagagagattttgtttacCCAGGATTTTTTTGTCGacttatttattttgtctttgttaaaaaaaaaatcacatttgttagtctttcgtcaaatttttgaggattatttcttcttcatgacaagaggaatttgaaaagtaaaaaaaaattacaatcaaacccaatctttttttaataaagacaataaaaagccgataagccattttttttattctttattaaaaaaaatagatttcgatcgtaattttttactttttagattattctcgtcatgaagaagcaatattctcaaaaaatagacgaaaaactaacaaatgcaatttttttgtccaaaaaaataagccttTTGTCTTATAATGCCAAACTAGGCATAAGTTACGTGTAAAGGGGGTGAAATACCATTCATGCCCCCCCTTTTGACGGAAGAGGCAAACGCCGTTGGGGAGGAGGACCATTttgg
This DNA window, taken from Rhododendron vialii isolate Sample 1 chromosome 8a, ASM3025357v1, encodes the following:
- the LOC131335460 gene encoding pentatricopeptide repeat-containing protein At1g15510, chloroplastic, with protein sequence MAVTAKTPQNPSRHPHLPNILPSKTHKLKSLKKFPHLLKTHQFSLRKPHEAVVLSTASTIDTRDPNSLIRHLCLHGQLRQALKHLESVQELRIPVEEETYIALVSHCEWQREGELGFRVYTCVLSEHAWFGIRLGNALLRMFVKVRNLVDAWFVFGKMEERNVFSWNVLVGGYAKGGYFDEALNLYHRMLWAGVKPDVYTFPCILRTCGGVPDLGRGREVHVHVIRHGFGCEVDVVNALITMYVKCGDVGSARLVFDGMTKRDRISWNAMISGYFENGMCREGLELFFTMREVSVVPDLMTMTSVISACELLGDGRLGRVVHGYVARTEFGVDVSVGNSLIKLYSSVGYLEEAEMVFSRMEYKDVVSWTAMISGYEENGLPKKAVETYIRMELEGVKPDEVAIVSVLSACASLGFLDMGIKLHELAKRTGLVSYIIVANALIDLYSKCKCIDKALEVFLRIPRKDVISWTSIIIGLRINNRSLEALAFFRQMKLSLNPNYVTLVSALSACGRIGALMCGKEIHAHSLRIGSGVDGILPNAILDMYVRCGSMGPASNLFNTHEKDIFSWNILLMGYAQQGQGLLAAELFDKMTKSGVEPEEITFINLLRACSRSGMVTEGLEYFYRMKHKYCIVPNLKHYACVVDLLGRAGQLNDAYEFIQQMPTDPDLAIWGALLNSCRIHRQSELGEIAAQHILEMDELSVGYYTLLCNFYGGDGRWDEVARFRKMMRDKGLTVDPACSWVEIKGTVHAFLSGDDSHPQIQKINVVLEGFYEKMKETGGVGTKSSSRNGVEDSKAEVFCGHSERKAIVFGLINTVPGMPISVTKNLYMCESCHNTVKFISKVVRREISVRDTGNFHNFKDGVCSCGDEGYWGKT